The Lycium barbarum isolate Lr01 chromosome 11, ASM1917538v2, whole genome shotgun sequence genome contains the following window.
TGATTTATCCCACACAATTTACAAGTTAAACTTTGATTCCCGTTTTCCACTATTTCCCCTCTCCACTGCCTCTTATCCCATAACACTATAATGCCCCCCCTAGTGCCTAATGACTCAAGCCATAAACCCCTCACCCATCTGTTTCCCCAGAGTTGTTGTAGATAATTTCCCACTTCCCCACTCAATTTTGTTTCCACCAGAACATAGATATCAGCCCCCCATTGTTGTATTCTACTCCTTACAGTATTCCTTTTACTCTCCATATTCAACCCCCTCACGTTCCAAGAAACTATTTTTATCTTCATTATAAAGGAGTTGTAAAGGAGTTATTAGTTTTCTCCCCCTACTTCTTGATTCACTCCTTGGTTCCCCATCTTTAAAATTCATATCAAATATCAAATTTCTTAGCTCCCTAGGAACTGTCTGTTTATCAGCATTATGTTCTATTGAGATAACTGAAGTTATCCCTTTTTCTCTCCTCTGGTCAGTCTTTGTGAATAAAGCTTCGGCCTCCCTAGAGCAACCTTCAAATGCTGCTCCGAATTTCTGGCTCATCCTCACAATATTACCCTGAACCCATAGGTTCGATCTCATCACTGCTTCCTTTTCACATTCAGAAAAATCTGTTTGTGTTCCCATGTTCTTCAATTTTCTCTTCATCCTCTTGACTTTCAGTTGGCAAGACCATCTGCccatcttcatcttcttcttcttcaaactcTTGGTCCTGATCCATTCCTTTATGTCCTGCATCTTTCCTCCCCGACCCAATATTTAAATTCGCCACTTTCTTGAACCCTAAAACTGGGGAATCTGTGTGAAGTGGTAATTTAGAAGAGGAGGGAATTGAAATTGCCTTTTGCATGTTGGTAGAAGCTTCCTAATTGGCAAAACACTCGAGGAATTTGGATGCCATCTCTTTCAAGTTGTTGAAGTGATTCTTATAGCCATCTACAGTGGAACTATCCGGAGTTTTAAGTTCTGTATAAGATGCACGTGACCCACCATGTGATTCACTTAAAACTGGTCCCTTTTTAGACTCATATTGGGCCAAACAATTAAATTTATTTGGGCCCTGAATTAAACCCTTCGCAGATCCAACATAAATCTGGCCCTTCTCAGTATTTGAATTTAAACCTACCGCACGTGCCACTGCAGAATCACGTGCAAAGTCAGCAACATCTGACTTTTCCTTCTGCTTAGCGACTGTATCTGTACTTTTACTCAGTGTCTTCGATATCTGCTGGGTAAAAGAATATAACACctctttctcctcttcttctcCGATGACAACTCTCGCCGGAGATTCCACCCAAACCTGGAGGGTAAAAAGAAGTCTGCCTTGCTGCAGGGTGACTTCTTTAGGAACCTCTCTACCATTTCCTTTTGACTCTGATTCTAGCCCACTTTAGATGATTCCGGAGTTGAGTCTCTTCCTCTGTTTCCAGCCAGCCTCCACAAAATTCACCAATGACTTTGAAGACTTCAGATGACCAGAATTGGAGCGGCACACCCACAACCCTACTCCAGATGGAATTtggcatatttcctttttctatgACTCCTGATAAAGAAGACCACCACTGAAGATTGATTTGGGCTCTTTTCCAGTGCCACTCCCCTTTCAGGACTTGCTCAGCTATGCTTTTGGATGGAAATTCAAACAGAAATCGATTTTCTCCCATGGCATAAATATTGAGCCCATGGATCTGTTTCCAAGTGGAAGAAGTCCATCTTCGTAGGTCATACAAAGTTGGAACTTCCTCATTTACAAAGTAACCAACCAAGCATCTGCCAAGTACCATATTCTGATGACGTGCCATACATTCCTTTATCTGAATAACCTCTCCCCTCTTTAATGCGGAACCTCCAACCACTTCATTGTTCGACCATTTACAGCTTTTAATTGCTTTTGCATATTGGAACTCTTTGTTCACAAACCTAGGCTCCCTCACATTAAATTTGTCAACAAAGCTATTAATGAATCTGCCAATCTTGTCAGCCAGATAGGTCCAGCCAACATTAAACGATACTTCGGGTATGATTGTCACCGCTCTCCTTCTCCCTCGTAAACTGATAATGCTAATATATCTGCCAAAGCCATTAAAATTCCTGGAGCAGAAGGTCTCAGAGAAACTGTCTCTTCTCTTCCATCTTCTCACTACATTGCCTCGTACCTTTGATGCCTCCCTCATGTTCTGGACTATCCATTCCAAAGTCTTCTTGTTCAAAGAAACTCTTCTGATGAAATTTTTACCTCTTTCGGTCCAGTCAAACCAATGTTCTGCTGTGTTTGAGGATCTAGTAATATCATAAGACTTAAAGCCTACCGCGAAATAAATGCTATCATCCATCTCCTACAAGGTTGAAAGAAAAGGAAGTAGAGTGAGAAATCCGGTGATCAGAAGGACCACCGGAGTTAGGGACCAGTATCACAAAGCAACTTTAGTGCATTGCCTCGGGATAAGTGCCTGGGAGCATTCTTAAGATTAATTTTGTTAATTGCTTGATTTGTGAACAgcttatgtgtaaaaatttataGATTTTGGTAGTAATTAAGTTGTTTGTATTAAAGTGTGTCTTTTCCCAACAAGCAGCTATTTCTGTATTGTTTCTTGTGACCTTAAATTTAGAAATATAAGATCAAAGGGTTCAAATTTGAAGCTAGCATCCTGAAAATTACTTTCAACTTGAGGGGTTAGGAGGGGGGGTTTTTGGCGTGCTGCAGGCTGGTTCCAGACCAGTCCTGAGCTGTTAGGACTTATGTGAGGAACTGGTGCAAGTTCCCTTAGTGGCCAAGCCAGCTCCTGCCTGCTACAGTAGGTGTTGGGGCCGTTTAGGCTTGGGCGATTTCGTGGGATGACCTGGCCCGCCTACCACACATGGCTAGAGTtcttaccattattattattatcatcatcgttaatgttgatattagtaGTATAAAATAATTTCATTTTTATAGTTTGCTTACTGACAGGCAAGTGTTAACAAATATGATAATTTATTGCTTCATTTCCGTGCACGGTAAATGATATGATTTGTCCCATTCTATAATTAgggttattttttttattttatctttaaactCGCCTTTCCAGACGGATAAGTCAGTGCCTAATACTTTGATCATCGCCAATTGTGATGTGGTTAAGCCCAGGGTTGCAGCGGAAAATCACATTGCAAAAGTATGTATGTTTCACATTTTAATACTGTTTTGTTTTAGTTATTCTGCAAATCAATCATAACGACTCGTTTTTTAAATGGCTTGGTTCTAGTTCAATGAAGAAGCACGCTCGCCATTTCTGAAGAAGTACAAAACCATGATACATCCGGGAGAGGTAAAAAAAACTgcatgaaccaaaaaaaaaaaaaaactgaacttGCACGTGTGTTCACAGACAAACTGAGTTAACTATTGGCTCGGTGGCTCTTGATACAATGTTGTACTAGGTTTCTTTGGTGTTGCCTGCTGAATTGATAGTTCTCTTGCCAGAGATTTTTAAATTAAGTGCACTTATCCTTGCTGTTTATCTTTGTCTCTATGTGCTGCATTGTGAGGAATAGGAATAATAAAATTTCTCTAAGAGGCTGTTTGCAAGGACACCTTGTAATCGGGTCTGGTGTAGTTACTTATACAGTAATTACACAAAATAGTAAGTACATAGACATTTTTGTTTgccataacgtaattacaatgtAATTCCATCTTTCATGTTTGGTTGCACAAGCGTAATAACATAGATACTgtttatttaaaaataaagttagcaataaaaattaaataaacctATTTTAGATGAAGTAAATATACTTTAATGAgtgacaaatatatatatatatatatatatatatatatatatatatatatatatatatatatttacaaaatTATACTTAATAATTATAAATTGATAACTAATATCGTAAAGAGTAATCGGTATCTTCCCAATCGTGTGGATATAATGTGGTTCGTGATTTTGCCAATTTTTAAAATAACAAATGATAATGTGTGAGTTTAGAAATTATTTTTCTGTAATATATAGTTGTTTTAATAAATAGAAAAAAGAAACTAGTAGAATTTGAAATTGTTTTTAACAAGTATTCCGCGTAGATTAGATATATTGAAATATAAGATAATTTGAAAAATCATCTGGTAATTACACGAGGTAATTACCAGATCCCCTTGAGAATTACAGTGTAATTGCTCTCTCTCAGTTACATCCAATTTCATGTTGACCAAGTAATTGCTTGGCCAGACAAACAATCCAAGACTCTGTAATTACACTGAATTGCACCCAAATCCAGTTACAAAGTGTCCTTCCGATAGGCTCTATAAGGGAGAACAAGGCGATTTTGCTTAATATATCAATGATTTCGCTGCTGCAAACCGAATGGATTTGCCACTTTCCTGCCTATTTTTTTCCCTGAATAGTGTACTCTAATATTCTAGAATTATCTTTCAGAAGCCAAATTTTTACTTTCAGATTTCCAGCTCCCACCatatttttaaaatcatttttgacaAGGAACTCAAATGCAGTGAATACAAGATTAAAGGTCTATACCACAGAATGAAAATGTAAACAGAAATAAATAATAATTGATGCTTGAGATGAGATTATTGAATTATTTTAGTTATATACTTATTGTTTCTTATGCTTTTCTCTTGCAATATTATCCTTATATTTGATGCTATTCAGAATATTAGAAAAATAGTTTTCATTCCCTGTCAACATTTTTTTTGCATTGCTAATTTCCTACTGGACTTGTGTTTCTCGATTGTATCCGCATTGAGGGCATTAGCTCTTTTGGGTGTTAAGGTTTTTGTTCACGCCAATTTTCAATGCTGTATCTTTCTGTGTATCATAGTAAAATTGAGATTTAATTGCATTCAAAGTTTTGTGCTTTATTTAGAGGAGTACTTGAATGAAGCTTTGTCTGAATTCAACAAAACTAAAAAATGATGTATATAGTGCTCTATTTTGCCTAGAATCTGCATCGGTACTTGTGATATTCTATGAAGAAAAACACTTCATGAACTTATTTGAGATTTATTCTCTAGCACAAAAAATTGTGCATTTTTGAAtagtaccagtttcaaaaaaacaaaaaataaaataaaattgtgcaGTTTGGTTCTCCATTGAGGAATTCTGTTTGAACTTCTTTTTTGGTACCCTTCTCCAGGCTAACAGAATTAGAGAACTCCCACAGAACAAAAACATAGTGGCAACCCATACTGATTGTCCTGAAGTAAGTGGCGTCTTTTTGTAAGGAGTTTAGTGGAAGTCTTTGTAAAGTTACTGTGGCATGTTTCTATTTTAGGCATATCAATATTTTTTAATTGGTACAAGTTTGTTATTCATCTATCTAGGTTCTCATTTGGGACATCGAAGCTCAGCCTAACAAGCATGCTGTCCCTGGTGCTGCTGCTTCACGTCCGGATCTGGTCAGTGTACTTATTCTCTAAGATTTTTTGATTGATCTATATTTTGGGTTATTTTCATCATGTTCATCACTCATCTTACCTCTTTTGGCGGGTTTTGATAACTTTTTTTGCTTGTGGAATGTGCTCTAATATTAGATCCCATCTCCTGTCAACTGGCACCAGCAATATGATTTGGCATCTTAAGCTATAGATCAACCTTTCTAAGTAAACATGAAATGCCCTTTCAGGTATTGAGTGGACATCAAGACAATGCAGAATTTGCTCTGGCTCTGAGCCCCATGGAACCCTTTGTCCTCTCTGGAGGTTTGAAGTTTTCTCTTTTTTAGATGTCTAGTTCTCAAAATATGTTTTCATCTAGTCATATTTTAGAATCAGGTACTTGCGTTGCCCATCTTGCATACCAAATTAAACTATCTGATCAGATTCAGTTTGTATGTAAGGTTCATAAAACTACTTCTGCTGGTAGTCCAAGTATTGAGAATCATATTATGAACTTCGATTCTTTTGGTCTAATGTTGCATTCCGTAAGATGCTGTCTGGAACCTAATATCATAATTCAGTGGTTGGGAAGTAATTTAGCCACTTCTAGTATCTCCTCATTTGAGGTAATTTTCTGTCAGGAAAGGACAAAACTGTGGTCTTGTGGAGCATTCAAGATCACATTTCAACATTGGCAGCAGATGCACCCAAGTCTGCAGGATCAGCTGGCTCTATAATTAAGTCTGCTGATAATCCTTCGATTGGACCACGTGGTATCTTCCAGGGCCATGATGATACTGTAGAAGATGTTCAGTTTTGCCCTTCAAGGTAATGTCGACTTGAATGCTTTAATTTCTTTGCTGGATCCCATGGGAGGTTTTCTGGGTGGAGTGAGGTTCATAAATTAGGCTTTCAGGTTAATAGAGTTTCTGCAGGTAAATTGTTCTCATTTCCTTTTGTTGTTCTTTAGTGACATCCACTTCTTCTGAGTTATCATCCAGGAAGAGAAATATAAAGAAACCGTCCCGATGCCCTCAGCTCCACCTGTTGCTTCCCATTTGCTTCGTTATCATGGTCTTCCTACATCCTCCTTGGTCCCCTTTGGATTTTATGTGGTTTAAGAAAGTGGAACAATTAAGTTCGCATTGATCAATGTGCTTTGATATTTAAAATTCTGTCTGATGTCTTCATGGAACTTTCTGGAGTTACTGACAAAGAACAAAGACAAGCTAAGATTCTGCAATTAATGTACTTCAACATTTGTTCTTGACACATCTTTTTTGATATCCTAAGCAGAAAAGGTGGATAAGTAAGAAAGTGCGAGATTAACATGTTTAGAAGTATCTGATCAGTCTACTTCTGAAACTGACATTTTATTTTGACCTTCATGAAGTTCACAGGAATTTTGTAGTGTTGGTGATGATTCGTGCCTCATACTATGGGATGCTCGAGTTGGTAACAATCCTGTTGTAAAGGTCTGGTGATTACTTTCTTGATTGTTTAATGGCAAATGTCTTCTATTACTGAGATTGTTAATAACATAGAAATACGCAGTATATCATATATCAAACTGCCAATGTGCAACTCCTCTCAGGTTTCTGGAGATATATCTTGAATGCAATTCTAATGGTAACATGATGATTCTTGACATTGTTAAAACATAGGCCAATTATCTTCATACCAGAATATACACCTTTTGAGCCTTGACTGGATTCAGCTTTTCCTAGATATTCATTTGTTAGCTTATCTTGAATGCAATTCCAATGGTCAAATGATGATTCTTGAACATATGTTAAAACATAGGCCAATTATCTTCATACCaaaatatattaacttttgagCATGACCGTATTCAACTTTTCCTAGATATGCATGTTTTATATCATATAGCCATTTCTATTAAATTGTTTTGAGATTTTCTTGATCGTCAAATTTCAGTCAATAATCCTTCACAAGTAATATCTAAAACCTAATGAGGATACTGGTCTTTGCTGCTTTTACAGGTTGAGAAAGCGCATGATGCTGATCTTCATTGCGTCGACTGGAATCCTCACAATGACAATCTTATCATAACCGGGTATGATGTTAAATAGTACTCGTATTATATAAATTATGAGTCGTCTGTGCTTAcccaaaaaagaaaattaaaaggaAGAGTAGTCACGTAAGTGCCTTTTATGGGGCGTGCTGCTGCAAGtgtacttttctttttcttgtgaaCGACAAACTTCCCATTAATGGTATGTTATATCATAAATTCGTATAGTATCACTCATCAGTGGTCATCAAGATAGTGCCTATTATGGTGCGCACGACTGCTTGGGCGCTTTTCTTTAATGTAGTTTATCTAAGTGGCAGATTTCATACTTAGCATGGTGTCACTCAGGTCTGCTGATAATTCGGTTCGCTTGTTTGACCGGCGAAATTTAACTTCGGATGGGGTTGGATCACCATTACATATGTTTGAACATCACACAGCCGCAGTTCTTTGTGTTCAGGTGTATCATTTGCCGTGTTTTGTTCATCAGTGAGATTGTGTTTACTGATATCTCTGCATTAGATCGCTGTTAACTGAGGACTTTTCCTTTACAGTGGTGTCCGGATAGGTCTTCTGTGTTTGGGAGCTCTTCAGAGGATGGTCTCTTAAATATTTGGGACTATGAGAAGGTAGAGATACTCCTCTCCTTGACACTTTCTCAGACTTCGCATCTTCCTCCCTTTATCCCTTCTCTCGTGTGTTATTCCTCCAGTTCCATGTATTGCAACTCTTCTGGGAGTCCAGCTTCTTAAAAAAGGTTTTTTATTTGTAAATGCTGCTGTGATCATCGTCTTCTGTAAACAACGTTGGTCTTCGGATAGCGAAGGGTTtgactgcaaaaaaaaaaaataaaaaaaaataataataaaaaaaaaatacatgataACTGTAATTTGTGAAGTGATCTTACATTCTGCAAATGCAAAAGGGATGTAGAGTTGAGACATTTTAAAATGTTAGATGGCTTCTCTAATTCCAACTAACACCTTTTGCACAAAAAAGAAGCAAAATGAAACCTGCTCATGATATGCTATAAATATATTTCACAGGGATCATCAGTTTTCAAATTTAATACCTTGTCGGACCTTTGATGCTTTATCGTATTAAGGCAAATAGGCAATGATTCTTTATAGTCTAATGTTCTAAAATGTTCCAAGTTTGAGAAATTCTTTCCTGGCTGGTGGACTCAGGTGTTGTACTGTGgattacttatttatttattagtaCTGGGAGTCTGGATGTGTAAAATGTAATTTATTAACTTCTGATTGGATATATCATGTAACCATAGGCAAGTATTCCGTTTGAAGGAGCACATTCAAATAAAGCGGCGCAATAATGACTGGAGATGTTCTAGATTCATGAATTTATAACCAAGTAGTTCTCCTTATAGTTTTAGTTAATTTTTCTTGAAAGGTTGCTGAAACAAAAGATACTGAAGATGATCCTCCTCCAGGCTTATTTTTTCAGCATGCTGGCCACAGGTTAGAACTTTTACACTGGCTTTTTGCTTCTAGGCTTTGTTTCATTTTGCCATGTTGGACTTCAAACAAAACTGACTATATTTTGTTTTATattctaatttattttctttcttctaaggagggggagaatgatagttTTTCTCAGTTTGATGGCAGTTATCTTTTGGTCATGATCTTAGTGATGATACCATATAGATTGTGGAGACCAATGAAGCAATGAGGAGTaactgatttttttggatttGACCCAGGGATAAAATTGTGGACTTTCACTGGAATACATTGGATCCATGGACTATTGTTAGTGTATCTGATGACTTGGAGACCAATGGTGGAGGCGGCACACTACAGGTTCATAATCATTTCTGTTGCTGCCATTTCGAGTATGATTTAATTTGCCTCTGATTGTTAGATTGGATCCTACAGATATGGCGCATGACTGATTTGGTGTACCGGACCGAGAAGGAAGTTTTGTCTGAGATGCAACATTTCAAGGACCATGTGAGCAAGTGTGCTCCAAAGTCCAAAGTCTGAGTCATTTTAGCGCAATGGCGCTCTGAAGAAATATAATAGTAGGCACTAGAGTACACCATATATGAGTGTGTATCTGTACACTATTGATATTTGCATGTAGGAGCTATGCTTGAAAATGGTAATTGTATGCTAGTAGACGGTAAGCTCTGTAAGTAACCGAGACTGTAGAGCATGATGTGTTGATGTTGTTTGTACTGGATTTTCGGCGTTTTGCTACTTGGATGTTTGCATTCTTATTTGGCATGCGAAATCCTGATGTGTTCTGTCTGGACTGGAAGGTTGGTGGGTGGTGGGAGTGGGGTGGGTTGGGGGTagtggtgggggtgggtgggaGTGAAGATGAGGTGAGTTCGAGGGTATGGAGGAGATAATTAATGTGGCATGTCACTTGTGGGACTTCTTTTCCTTACTTATATTaggaaagtcattttcctcatttttaaggaatttgttttcctaacaaaaatatttttcaaaaaacttaaatcAACCGATAAAAAGTTTtcaaaatattttcctccatactgAACACACCTTGAGGGACGAGAGAATGGAAGGGGTACAAAGGAAAGAAAGTGGTCTAATTGTAGTTTATAAGTCAAAATACGGCTAGCCAAATTTTTAAAATTCATCGTCACTTATCTAATAATAATGCTGCTGGATATTTTTGTGAGTGATTTGCACAAATAGGATCATTCCGTGCCATTTAAATTTGGCACCTTTTAAGGAATTTGTGTAAAAGTAGTCTCGGGGCATAATTTTGGTATACTAGTCTTGTTGGATTTAAAAAACTTAATACAAGTTATATCGAACGGTTTCACAAGTTTTGCTGAATTGGTAAAATTTGGCCTTGCTAATAAGTTAGGATAGATGGGTAAAATTTCGGTAGAAATTGTTCACAAATTTTATTAAGTTCAATAAACTTGGTTGTGTTGTGCAATTGCTCACAAGTTTTATCGTGTTGGCAAGACATGATACTTAAATTATTTACAAATTTTATTGAATTTAAAAAACATGTGCCATTTTATTGGCATTTGATAGTATAAATAACAAGGATTCGCGGTAGATAGGACTGCTTATTGAGTTGCTGAAGAAGTTTTTAATGCTTTTTGCCAACTTCCTTGCACATCGAATCTTGATATCTAAAAAGTAGCTATGGCTTTCTCTAGCTAATTGATCAGAAGCTATTTAATTGAGTAAGCATGGAAACAACAAGCTCATCGGTGAACGGTCAATCAACAAGCATGTCTGATAAGCACACAATAACTATTTTGAacaatatttagaaataatttaactttaaacttcttatCTTATTTGTAATGACAAGATTTTATAGTCATACAAATGTTCATGTttaaaactatgaaaaaatttcatttcattctttttttttttaagaagaaCCACCTAGTTCCGGTTCAAAATCAAAACTTGAGTGGTATTTTATTAATATGAAAAAGAGTACAAAAGAGGGGAGGGCTTAAACCGTACCCTTATGAcgaatgaaac
Protein-coding sequences here:
- the LOC132618307 gene encoding WD-40 repeat-containing protein MSI4-like isoform X3; this encodes MASTQNAERCKKEKRNWALGGASSEDGSSKCGEEYQMWKSNIPVLYDWFTNHSSEWPLPSCRWGPIIRQGSLKNRQRLYLSEQTDKSVPNTLIIANCDVVKPRVAAENHIAKFNEEARSPFLKKYKTMIHPGEANRIRELPQNKNIVATHTDCPEVLIWDIEAQPNKHAVPGAAASRPDLVLSGHQDNAEFALALSPMEPFVLSGGKDKTVVLWSIQDHISTLAADAPKSAGSAGSIIKSADNPSIGPRGIFQGHDDTVEDVQFCPSSSQEFCSVGDDSCLILWDARVGNNPVVKVEKAHDADLHCVDWNPHNDNLIITGSADNSVRLFDRRNLTSDGVGSPLHMFEHHTAAVLCVQWCPDRSSVFGSSSEDGLLNIWDYEKVAETKDTEDDPPPGLFFQHAGHRDKIVDFHWNTLDPWTIVSVSDDLETNGGGGTLQIWRMTDLVYRTEKEVLSEMQHFKDHVSKCAPKSKV
- the LOC132618307 gene encoding WD-40 repeat-containing protein MSI4-like isoform X1 translates to MTGLLITTSFGLPSLADLIHLQNNMASTQNAERCKKEKRNWALGGASSEDGSSKCGEEYQMWKSNIPVLYDWFTNHSSEWPLPSCRWGPIIRQGSLKNRQRLYLSEQTDKSVPNTLIIANCDVVKPRVAAENHIAKFNEEARSPFLKKYKTMIHPGEANRIRELPQNKNIVATHTDCPEVLIWDIEAQPNKHAVPGAAASRPDLVLSGHQDNAEFALALSPMEPFVLSGGKDKTVVLWSIQDHISTLAADAPKSAGSAGSIIKSADNPSIGPRGIFQGHDDTVEDVQFCPSSSQEFCSVGDDSCLILWDARVGNNPVVKVEKAHDADLHCVDWNPHNDNLIITGSADNSVRLFDRRNLTSDGVGSPLHMFEHHTAAVLCVQWCPDRSSVFGSSSEDGLLNIWDYEKVAETKDTEDDPPPGLFFQHAGHRDKIVDFHWNTLDPWTIVSVSDDLETNGGGGTLQIWRMTDLVYRTEKEVLSEMQHFKDHVSKCAPKSKV
- the LOC132618307 gene encoding WD-40 repeat-containing protein MSI4-like isoform X2 → METIPSSQPKRRGRPKGFFYQIQRGKEPHRMRGSIGKRADSVDEKCVQWKSLVPVLYDWFANHNLVWPSLSCRWGPIIRQGSLKNRQRLYLSEQTDKSVPNTLIIANCDVVKPRVAAENHIAKFNEEARSPFLKKYKTMIHPGEANRIRELPQNKNIVATHTDCPEVLIWDIEAQPNKHAVPGAAASRPDLVLSGHQDNAEFALALSPMEPFVLSGGKDKTVVLWSIQDHISTLAADAPKSAGSAGSIIKSADNPSIGPRGIFQGHDDTVEDVQFCPSSSQEFCSVGDDSCLILWDARVGNNPVVKVEKAHDADLHCVDWNPHNDNLIITGSADNSVRLFDRRNLTSDGVGSPLHMFEHHTAAVLCVQWCPDRSSVFGSSSEDGLLNIWDYEKVAETKDTEDDPPPGLFFQHAGHRDKIVDFHWNTLDPWTIVSVSDDLETNGGGGTLQIWRMTDLVYRTEKEVLSEMQHFKDHVSKCAPKSKV